Proteins encoded in a region of the Streptomyces sp. NBC_01298 genome:
- a CDS encoding phage portal protein, giving the protein MSVEITFQHASSAIVEYVPGRRRARSAGLITWRDSDTEFSTLFTPKMVYRWQRPNREGGAWTGRTAGLSRGEPSHIPNPLGVVPLVELQNRSRLHGSPRSELATVLPLQDAVNTLWAHLMTASDGLALPARAVLGMDRPVREITDDTGEVVGEEDLPLDKFRSDRLLWLEKEGASIAEFSAADLDNYLRVIDKAVEHIAAQTRTPATYLTGALIQVSADALAASEAGLVAKVTERQRHFGSALREIMRLEALANGEPERAESLALGGVIWRDPQFRSDSQYSDALVKMKAIGVPDEALWERIPGVTPEVINRWKSMRDDQASAILGGGMADLFGPKPDQDQDQPEGPPVEAA; this is encoded by the coding sequence ATGAGCGTTGAAATCACCTTTCAGCACGCGTCCAGCGCCATTGTCGAGTACGTGCCGGGACGTCGCCGCGCCCGTTCAGCCGGCCTGATCACATGGCGGGACTCCGACACGGAATTCTCAACACTGTTCACGCCCAAAATGGTGTACCGGTGGCAACGTCCGAACCGTGAGGGCGGAGCATGGACCGGACGCACTGCGGGGCTTTCCCGTGGCGAGCCGAGCCATATCCCTAATCCGCTCGGCGTGGTGCCGCTGGTTGAATTGCAGAACCGTTCTCGACTGCATGGCTCGCCCCGCAGTGAGCTTGCAACGGTGCTGCCGCTACAGGATGCGGTGAACACCCTTTGGGCTCACCTGATGACCGCCTCAGACGGTCTCGCTCTTCCCGCTCGCGCTGTGCTCGGAATGGATCGCCCCGTGCGGGAGATCACCGATGACACGGGCGAAGTGGTCGGCGAGGAAGATTTGCCGCTCGACAAATTCCGGTCGGACCGTCTGCTGTGGCTGGAGAAGGAAGGCGCATCCATTGCCGAATTCTCCGCCGCTGATCTCGACAACTACTTGCGGGTTATTGACAAGGCAGTCGAGCACATTGCCGCTCAGACCCGCACACCCGCTACGTACCTAACCGGCGCTCTAATTCAGGTGAGCGCCGATGCCCTCGCGGCCAGTGAGGCCGGACTAGTCGCAAAGGTCACAGAGAGGCAGCGTCATTTTGGCTCCGCGCTCCGCGAGATCATGCGGCTTGAAGCTCTTGCCAACGGTGAGCCGGAACGGGCGGAGTCGCTTGCGCTCGGTGGTGTCATTTGGCGGGACCCGCAGTTTCGAAGCGATAGTCAGTACTCCGATGCGCTGGTCAAGATGAAAGCCATCGGCGTACCGGACGAAGCCCTTTGGGAGCGAATCCCCGGAGTCACGCCCGAAGTCATCAACCGATGGAAGAGCATGCGGGATGACCAGGCTTCAGCGATCCTCGGGGGCGGCATGGCCGATCTCTTCGGCCCCAAGCCCGACCAGGACCAGGACCAGCCCGAGGGTCCGCCCGTAGAGGCTGCCTGA
- a CDS encoding DNA-3-methyladenine glycosylase I codes for MSGVLAGPDGGLRCPWGLATEDYVAYHDTEWGRPVHGDDALYERLCLEAFQSGLSWLTILRRREGFRAAFAGFEIAEVAEFGAADVERLLADEGIIRNRAKIEATLANAKTLAGWEAGELDALVWSHAPAPGRAPKSTTEIPAVTPESTALAKALKKAGIRFVGPTTAYALMQACGLVNDHLARCVSRDLP; via the coding sequence GTGAGCGGAGTGCTCGCCGGCCCCGACGGGGGTCTGCGGTGCCCTTGGGGGCTGGCCACCGAGGACTACGTCGCCTACCACGACACGGAGTGGGGCCGGCCGGTCCACGGGGACGACGCGCTGTACGAGCGGCTGTGCCTGGAGGCCTTCCAGTCGGGACTGTCCTGGCTGACGATCCTGCGCCGGCGCGAGGGGTTCCGGGCGGCCTTCGCGGGCTTCGAGATCGCCGAGGTGGCCGAGTTCGGGGCGGCGGACGTGGAGCGGCTCCTCGCCGACGAGGGGATCATCCGCAACCGGGCCAAGATCGAGGCGACCCTCGCCAACGCGAAGACCCTGGCCGGGTGGGAGGCGGGCGAACTCGACGCCCTCGTCTGGTCCCACGCCCCGGCGCCGGGGCGGGCCCCGAAGAGCACCACCGAGATCCCGGCGGTGACCCCGGAGTCCACGGCCCTGGCCAAGGCCCTCAAGAAGGCCGGCATCCGCTTCGTGGGCCCCACGACGGCCTACGCCCTGATGCAGGCCTGCGGCCTCGTCAACGACCACCTGGCCCGCTGCGTGTCCCGCGACTTGCCCTGA
- a CDS encoding DivIVA domain-containing protein produces MIVFAFLLIALVVVVAGVTLAVAGGGSEAVLPDAEPDRLSDALPENRPVVRADIDELRLPVAPRGYRMSDVDDVLERLAAELAERDARIAELTGAAAPAPATGPATGPAEGAVDLIKGDGQ; encoded by the coding sequence TTGATCGTGTTCGCGTTCTTGCTCATCGCGCTGGTCGTGGTCGTCGCGGGAGTCACCCTCGCGGTGGCCGGCGGGGGGTCCGAGGCCGTGCTGCCGGATGCCGAGCCCGACCGGCTGTCCGACGCCCTGCCGGAGAACCGGCCCGTCGTACGGGCGGACATCGACGAGCTGCGCCTGCCCGTGGCCCCGCGGGGCTACCGGATGTCCGACGTGGACGACGTACTGGAGCGGCTGGCGGCGGAACTGGCGGAGCGTGACGCCCGCATCGCCGAACTCACCGGGGCTGCCGCGCCCGCGCCCGCTACCGGGCCCGCTACCGGGCCCGCCGAGGGCGCCGTGGACCTGATCAAGGGCGACGGGCAGTGA
- a CDS encoding terminase large subunit codes for MTDGLPVPLDALYELGLTDDEIADAIRSRPLVTAVQASQAPGAFFDVESARRAIGAIQTFKHTKGRWGSTPLKLSPWQVVWVIAPIFGWLAYSEELGRAVRVVRSAWIEVPRKNGKSTLSSGIGLVLLLADREIGAEVYAAAGSLPQAERVFDDAKRMALTSRAVRGRVEVLRGLIRVPRTGGVFRALSKIAETAHGLNVSGAIVDEVHVHKRRDLIDAIETGTGARDQPLVIFITTADEGTEGSIYDEKHVYTRRCADGIVDDPGHYGVIWAAEESDDPFSEDTWRKANPGLGASPSLAYMRREAAKAKSTPSYFPTFCRLSLNRRMRAASRWLPIALWDENAGEVNDKAFRYRRAWGGVDLSAVSDLSAWVLAVESRVPGVELELVARFWLPEERVDELEQQLQVPLRQWVADGLLTLTEGDAIDYDAIEKQIIADCRRLDVQRISYDRMFAGQLVQRIEAKTRGVDVVPIAQTYLGMSPGSKELERLLREGQIRHGGNPVLRWNASVVEVYRDGNDNLRPVKPDRGKSSARIDGIAAAVMALDGYVRRPLKRPRAASA; via the coding sequence TTGACTGACGGGCTTCCCGTACCCCTGGACGCGCTGTACGAGCTCGGGCTTACCGATGACGAGATAGCCGATGCGATACGTTCCCGCCCCCTCGTTACGGCCGTACAGGCCTCGCAGGCTCCGGGCGCGTTCTTCGATGTGGAGTCCGCCCGGCGAGCCATCGGCGCTATCCAGACGTTCAAGCACACAAAGGGCCGTTGGGGCTCCACTCCGCTCAAGCTCTCGCCGTGGCAGGTCGTTTGGGTCATCGCTCCAATTTTCGGATGGCTCGCCTACTCGGAAGAGCTTGGCCGCGCTGTCCGCGTGGTCCGCTCGGCATGGATTGAAGTGCCGCGTAAGAACGGCAAGAGCACGCTTAGCAGCGGCATCGGGTTGGTGTTGCTCCTCGCTGACCGAGAGATTGGCGCCGAAGTCTATGCGGCGGCTGGCAGCCTTCCGCAGGCTGAACGTGTCTTTGATGACGCGAAGCGCATGGCCCTTACTTCGCGGGCCGTAAGGGGCCGTGTAGAGGTTCTCAGGGGCCTTATCCGGGTACCCCGCACGGGCGGAGTCTTCCGGGCCCTTTCGAAGATCGCCGAAACCGCACACGGACTCAATGTCAGCGGTGCCATTGTGGATGAGGTCCACGTGCACAAGCGCCGTGACCTTATCGACGCTATCGAGACCGGTACCGGTGCCCGAGATCAGCCGCTCGTCATCTTCATTACGACTGCGGACGAGGGCACCGAGGGCAGCATCTACGACGAGAAACATGTCTACACCCGCCGCTGTGCAGACGGCATCGTTGATGACCCCGGACACTACGGCGTCATTTGGGCTGCCGAGGAATCAGACGACCCTTTCAGCGAGGACACATGGCGTAAGGCCAACCCCGGTTTGGGTGCCTCTCCGTCGCTTGCCTACATGCGCCGCGAGGCCGCAAAGGCCAAGTCGACTCCATCCTATTTCCCCACCTTCTGCCGACTGTCCCTCAACCGCCGAATGCGGGCCGCTTCACGGTGGCTGCCTATCGCGCTGTGGGACGAGAATGCCGGAGAGGTGAACGACAAAGCGTTTCGATACCGCCGGGCATGGGGCGGGGTAGACCTTTCGGCGGTCTCTGACCTTTCCGCATGGGTTCTCGCTGTTGAGTCCCGCGTGCCCGGGGTCGAGCTGGAACTAGTCGCTCGTTTCTGGCTGCCGGAAGAGCGCGTAGACGAGCTAGAACAACAGCTACAGGTCCCGCTGCGGCAATGGGTGGCGGACGGATTACTCACGCTCACCGAGGGCGACGCAATTGACTATGACGCGATTGAAAAGCAGATCATTGCGGACTGTCGCCGGCTGGACGTTCAGCGAATCAGCTATGACCGCATGTTTGCGGGTCAGCTCGTCCAGCGCATCGAAGCGAAAACGCGCGGTGTCGACGTGGTGCCTATCGCGCAGACCTATCTAGGAATGTCGCCCGGATCGAAAGAGCTTGAACGGCTACTGCGCGAGGGGCAGATACGCCACGGCGGTAACCCCGTGCTCCGCTGGAATGCATCCGTTGTCGAAGTCTACCGAGACGGTAACGACAACCTTAGGCCCGTCAAGCCCGACCGGGGCAAGTCATCAGCTCGCATTGACGGGATTGCCGCTGCGGTCATGGCACTGGACGGGTACGTACGTAGACCGCTTAAGCGCCCTCGCGCTGCGAGTGCCTAA
- a CDS encoding TIGR00730 family Rossman fold protein: MGNPEGSARRRPEEQQLGPVLRRRGQVQAGSTTDQRLLDSAGPSEWVHTDPWRVLRIQSEFIEGFGTLAELPPAISVFGSARTPVGSAEYEAGVRIGGALVEAGFAVITGGGPGAMEAANKGAREANGLSVGLGIELPFEQGLNEHVDLGLNFRYFFVRKTMFVKYSQGFVVLPGGLGTLDEMFEALTLVQTQKITRFPIVLFGTSYWSGLIDWLKNTVIAQGKASEKDLYLFHVTDDVDEAIALVTKEVGL; this comes from the coding sequence ATGGGCAACCCTGAAGGGTCCGCTCGTCGTCGGCCCGAGGAGCAGCAGCTCGGGCCGGTGCTGAGGAGGCGGGGCCAGGTGCAGGCCGGCAGTACGACGGACCAGCGGCTGCTGGATTCGGCCGGGCCCTCCGAGTGGGTGCACACCGATCCGTGGCGGGTCCTGCGCATCCAGTCGGAGTTCATCGAGGGCTTCGGCACGCTGGCGGAGCTGCCGCCGGCGATCAGCGTGTTCGGCTCCGCCCGGACGCCGGTGGGCTCCGCGGAGTACGAGGCGGGCGTGCGGATCGGCGGCGCGCTCGTGGAGGCCGGCTTCGCGGTGATCACGGGCGGCGGCCCGGGCGCGATGGAGGCGGCGAACAAGGGCGCGCGTGAGGCGAACGGCCTCTCGGTCGGCCTGGGCATCGAGCTGCCCTTCGAGCAGGGGCTCAACGAGCACGTAGACCTCGGGCTGAACTTCCGCTACTTCTTCGTCCGCAAGACGATGTTCGTGAAGTACAGCCAGGGCTTCGTGGTCCTGCCGGGCGGGCTCGGCACCCTCGACGAGATGTTCGAGGCCCTGACCCTGGTCCAGACGCAGAAGATCACCCGCTTCCCGATCGTGCTGTTCGGCACGTCGTACTGGAGCGGGCTCATCGACTGGCTGAAGAACACGGTCATCGCCCAGGGCAAGGCCTCGGAGAAGGACCTCTACCTCTTCCACGTCACCGACGACGTGGACGAGGCGATCGCGCTCGTGACGAAGGAAGTCGGCCTGTAG
- a CDS encoding VG15 protein, translating to MQGETGAQILRAVLAGQLSATQGAQLFVGASMAAQGAAAAPLGTVNPSGLVGIASDARPLASLLYLPSLTTAQSLAAGESAELAALRGLTQMSMMVSTQIADTARAANSVAMAAHPRCVSYVRVVKLPACARCIILAGRQYSYSTGFKRHPKCDCGMQPMTNDEWKASKSPEDLFREMSPEEQHKRLGEAGVKALAAGADLGQIINARRGMATALTGRGPMAVTTEGVTKRGLGSQAMRSEFQKVPGKRYERAKEARLMPETIFKLAGESREHQIAMLKKHGYII from the coding sequence ATGCAGGGGGAGACGGGAGCGCAGATTCTCCGCGCTGTCCTGGCGGGGCAACTCTCCGCAACTCAGGGCGCGCAACTCTTTGTCGGTGCGTCGATGGCAGCCCAAGGGGCCGCAGCGGCTCCGCTCGGAACGGTCAATCCCTCCGGCCTGGTCGGCATTGCGTCCGACGCTCGTCCGCTCGCCTCGCTGCTGTACCTGCCGAGCCTCACAACGGCTCAGAGTCTGGCAGCCGGCGAGAGTGCCGAACTGGCCGCGCTACGGGGGCTTACGCAAATGTCCATGATGGTGAGCACTCAGATTGCGGATACCGCCCGTGCTGCCAACTCGGTTGCCATGGCTGCCCATCCACGCTGTGTGTCCTATGTCCGCGTGGTCAAGCTTCCCGCTTGTGCACGCTGCATCATTCTCGCCGGTCGTCAGTACAGCTACAGCACAGGTTTCAAGCGTCATCCCAAATGCGACTGCGGCATGCAGCCCATGACCAATGACGAATGGAAGGCGAGCAAGAGCCCCGAGGACTTGTTCCGAGAGATGAGCCCCGAGGAGCAACACAAACGGCTCGGCGAGGCAGGAGTCAAGGCACTTGCAGCCGGGGCGGATCTTGGGCAGATCATCAACGCTCGCCGAGGTATGGCTACCGCCCTAACTGGGCGTGGCCCTATGGCGGTTACGACCGAGGGTGTGACGAAACGTGGGCTTGGGTCGCAGGCTATGCGCTCCGAGTTTCAGAAGGTTCCGGGCAAACGCTACGAGCGAGCCAAAGAGGCACGGCTCATGCCCGAAACGATATTCAAGCTCGCTGGGGAATCCCGCGAACATCAAATAGCCATGCTCAAGAAACACGGCTACATCATTTAG
- a CDS encoding recombinase family protein: MSTSTLARLSGNLSPSTQGMNQTTDGLCPCHGRPYVDLLLRKSKIVREGERALSIRAQEDRGRAWADEHGYCVRKVWKENLSAWSDVQRPKYDQAMSAVLAGEVPALWCYALDRFSRKGAEAVVPILGKARVIFDYERLDSMDERDRRWIIDRAENAREYSQRLSHNVRGTKSRQRTEGRWLSKAPFGLVAVPGTRKLVPDLTPYMCTVADRREVTPWEIVQRVFKAISEGMSSRALTRQLNSEGLRTGTGVPWRADAVRAIIIHPVYEGWLTHCPGGKAHRDRVPFLDAQGERIRVVTDETLPHMIPSELAERARRVLSGNQTISKAAPTPGRAVRALTSRMRCASCGSAMTLEGDSYACTRYGDGAEACADPAFVTRKAVEKYVVQTWSERLAVTDDEDPLLVAVAERWQAITRPEETQVIRDARAELKAAQAKLDKFHADDAADFYTGRSARYRIPHKNAAEARISKAETALAELVGNSGPVSLSFLLSGRGEAYWNTADARMQRDLLGLAIDTVTVTKSPGRGRRFDGMKRVTIAWATPEGAEPDADGFEQAA; encoded by the coding sequence ATGTCTACGAGCACCCTCGCACGTCTCTCCGGGAACCTCTCGCCCTCCACACAGGGCATGAACCAGACTACTGACGGGCTGTGCCCGTGCCACGGACGACCGTATGTAGACCTCCTCCTCCGTAAGTCAAAGATCGTCCGCGAGGGCGAGCGTGCACTGTCCATCCGGGCGCAGGAGGACCGTGGGCGGGCATGGGCAGACGAGCACGGGTATTGCGTGCGGAAGGTGTGGAAAGAGAACCTGTCCGCCTGGTCGGATGTGCAGCGCCCTAAGTACGACCAGGCCATGTCTGCCGTGCTCGCCGGCGAGGTACCCGCGCTGTGGTGCTACGCGCTCGACCGATTTTCCCGCAAGGGCGCCGAAGCGGTAGTACCGATCCTCGGCAAGGCACGCGTGATCTTCGACTACGAGCGTCTCGACTCGATGGACGAGCGGGACCGCCGATGGATCATCGACCGGGCCGAGAACGCACGCGAGTACTCGCAGCGCCTTTCTCACAACGTGCGCGGCACCAAATCCCGGCAGCGTACCGAGGGCCGTTGGCTGTCTAAGGCGCCGTTCGGGTTGGTCGCGGTCCCCGGTACGCGGAAGCTCGTCCCGGATCTCACCCCGTACATGTGCACCGTTGCCGACAGGCGGGAAGTAACCCCGTGGGAGATCGTCCAGCGCGTGTTCAAGGCCATCAGTGAGGGCATGTCGTCCCGCGCGCTGACCCGCCAACTCAACAGCGAGGGTCTGCGGACCGGAACGGGTGTTCCGTGGCGTGCCGATGCGGTCCGAGCGATCATCATCCATCCGGTATATGAGGGGTGGCTCACGCACTGCCCCGGCGGGAAGGCTCACCGCGACCGCGTGCCCTTCCTTGACGCACAGGGCGAGCGGATTCGTGTCGTCACGGACGAAACGCTGCCGCACATGATCCCGTCCGAGCTCGCCGAGCGTGCCCGCCGTGTGCTGTCCGGGAACCAGACCATCAGCAAGGCTGCCCCCACTCCGGGCCGCGCTGTCCGAGCGCTGACAAGCCGCATGCGGTGTGCATCCTGCGGCAGCGCCATGACGTTGGAAGGGGACTCGTACGCCTGCACCCGCTACGGCGACGGAGCCGAAGCGTGCGCCGATCCCGCGTTCGTCACCCGCAAGGCCGTCGAAAAGTACGTGGTGCAAACGTGGTCCGAGCGGCTCGCAGTCACCGACGATGAGGACCCGCTGTTGGTTGCCGTGGCCGAGCGTTGGCAGGCCATTACGCGGCCCGAGGAGACACAGGTCATCAGGGACGCACGCGCCGAGCTGAAAGCCGCACAAGCCAAGCTCGACAAGTTCCACGCGGACGACGCTGCGGACTTCTATACGGGCCGCTCCGCCCGATACCGCATCCCCCACAAGAACGCTGCCGAAGCACGGATCAGCAAGGCTGAAACGGCCCTCGCCGAGCTGGTCGGCAACAGCGGTCCCGTGTCCCTCTCGTTCCTGCTGAGCGGCAGGGGTGAGGCGTACTGGAACACTGCCGACGCACGGATGCAGCGCGACCTACTCGGACTCGCCATAGACACCGTGACCGTGACGAAGTCTCCGGGACGCGGACGGCGCTTCGACGGGATGAAGCGCGTCACCATCGCATGGGCCACCCCGGAAGGTGCCGAGCCCGACGCAGACGGGTTCGAGCAAGCCGCCTAG
- a CDS encoding RNA-guided endonuclease InsQ/TnpB family protein, with translation MKLVVQVKLLPTSSQALALASTLHACNQAASWVAEAAFEQKTLRNFDLRKHTYSEVKARWGLGAQAAQHVIKKVADAYTALIANSRAGNLGRPGSARHRRATEKPLAFRSTAAQPYDDRMLSWQTTSRTVSIWTTAGRLKGMAYTGSPAQLEMVAANRRGESDLIHRDGSWYLSATCEVPEALPNARPTDFLGVDLGIVNIATTSDGEIMAGRRLNRLRKRDRDVRTKLQRKGTKSAKRRIQRRRRKEARRTRDVNHKIAKHIVAEAERTGRGIGLENLTGIRERVRLRKPQRAMVHSWAFAQLGAFIAYKARRAGVPVVYVDPAYTSRTCSECGHVDKANRVSQARFACRSCGFFDHADRNGSRTIRARALMVWRSGAPSPAPAVPQQRDGLTRTTHHTR, from the coding sequence ATGAAGCTGGTGGTTCAGGTGAAGCTCCTGCCGACGTCCTCACAGGCATTGGCACTGGCCTCGACCCTGCATGCCTGCAACCAGGCGGCTTCATGGGTGGCGGAGGCGGCCTTCGAGCAGAAGACCCTCCGCAACTTCGATCTCCGGAAGCACACCTACAGTGAGGTCAAGGCACGTTGGGGTCTCGGCGCGCAGGCCGCCCAGCACGTGATCAAAAAGGTTGCCGACGCGTACACGGCCCTCATCGCGAACTCACGGGCGGGCAACCTTGGCCGACCCGGCTCCGCCCGACACCGCCGCGCGACGGAGAAACCGCTCGCTTTCCGGTCAACAGCCGCTCAGCCCTACGACGACCGCATGCTCTCGTGGCAGACCACCTCGCGCACGGTGTCGATCTGGACCACGGCCGGACGCCTAAAGGGAATGGCGTACACGGGAAGTCCCGCCCAGCTGGAGATGGTCGCCGCGAACCGTCGCGGCGAATCGGACCTGATCCACCGCGACGGTTCGTGGTACCTCTCCGCCACCTGCGAGGTACCGGAAGCCCTTCCGAACGCGCGGCCCACGGACTTCCTCGGCGTGGACCTCGGGATCGTCAACATCGCCACGACGAGCGACGGCGAGATCATGGCCGGGCGGCGACTCAACCGGCTGCGGAAGCGTGACCGGGACGTCCGCACCAAACTTCAGCGCAAGGGAACGAAATCCGCCAAGCGGCGCATCCAGCGCAGGCGCCGCAAGGAAGCCCGGCGGACCCGGGACGTCAACCACAAGATCGCCAAACACATCGTGGCCGAGGCTGAACGCACCGGGCGCGGAATCGGTCTGGAGAACCTGACCGGGATCCGCGAACGGGTACGGCTGAGGAAGCCCCAACGGGCCATGGTGCACAGCTGGGCATTCGCCCAGCTCGGCGCGTTCATCGCCTACAAGGCTCGCCGGGCCGGAGTGCCGGTGGTGTACGTCGACCCGGCGTACACCTCCCGCACTTGCTCCGAGTGCGGGCACGTCGACAAGGCGAACCGGGTCTCACAGGCCCGCTTCGCCTGCCGGTCCTGCGGATTCTTTGATCACGCAGACCGCAACGGCTCCCGCACCATCCGCGCACGCGCGCTGATGGTGTGGCGAAGCGGGGCCCCGTCACCGGCCCCAGCCGTCCCGCAGCAGCGGGACGGCCTGACGCGGACGACACACCACACCCGGTGA
- a CDS encoding P27 family phage terminase small subunit, whose protein sequence is MAVPGQKPKPHIQAVREGTFRPDRNSEGARFAPTAPVEPDWSDRLPGTGSADVRRMAADVWARTIPALVHSAGLTDPQRETAIEYCVTAARLWQAERELSRNGLVVETERGNVKNPWVTIAHQYRSHFRSLVGELGLSPASATRITPPEFSGGDDDGIFD, encoded by the coding sequence ATGGCTGTCCCCGGACAGAAACCGAAACCCCATATTCAGGCTGTCCGGGAAGGGACCTTCCGCCCGGACCGCAATTCCGAGGGTGCCCGCTTCGCTCCGACTGCGCCTGTCGAGCCTGACTGGTCGGACCGCCTGCCCGGTACCGGCTCCGCTGATGTGCGGCGTATGGCCGCTGATGTTTGGGCGCGGACGATTCCGGCCCTGGTGCACTCGGCCGGCCTCACTGATCCACAGCGGGAAACCGCTATCGAGTATTGCGTGACAGCCGCTCGCCTATGGCAGGCAGAGCGGGAGCTGTCCCGTAACGGCCTAGTAGTCGAGACAGAGCGCGGGAACGTCAAGAATCCTTGGGTGACGATTGCCCACCAGTACCGGAGTCACTTCCGTTCGCTGGTCGGCGAGTTGGGGCTGAGCCCCGCATCGGCAACTCGGATCACCCCGCCGGAATTCAGCGGGGGCGACGATGATGGGATCTTTGACTGA
- the folP gene encoding dihydropteroate synthase, producing the protein MLRLGRREFDDHEPVIMAIVNRTPDSFYDQGATFRDEPALDRVEQAVAEGAAIIDIGGVKAGPGEHVDAVEEARRTVGFVAEVRRRHPDVVISVDTWRHEVGEAVCEAGADLLNDAWGGVDPKLAEVAARYGAGIVCTHAGGVEPRTRPHRTAYEDVMEDILRVTVGLAERAAALGVPRESIMIDPGHDFGKNTRHSLEATRRLSEMTETGWPVLVSLSNKDFVGETLDKPVKERLLGTLATTAVSAWLGAQVYRVHEVAETKQILDMVRAIQGHRPPTVARRGLA; encoded by the coding sequence ATGCTGCGACTGGGCAGGCGCGAGTTCGACGACCACGAGCCGGTGATCATGGCCATCGTGAACCGGACCCCCGACTCCTTCTACGACCAGGGAGCGACCTTCCGCGACGAGCCGGCCCTGGACCGGGTCGAGCAGGCGGTCGCCGAGGGCGCGGCGATCATCGACATCGGCGGGGTGAAGGCCGGCCCCGGCGAGCACGTGGACGCGGTGGAGGAGGCCCGGCGCACGGTGGGCTTCGTCGCCGAGGTGCGCCGCCGCCACCCCGACGTGGTGATCAGCGTCGACACCTGGCGCCACGAGGTCGGAGAGGCCGTCTGCGAGGCCGGGGCGGACCTCCTCAACGACGCGTGGGGCGGGGTCGACCCGAAGCTCGCGGAGGTCGCCGCGCGGTACGGCGCGGGCATCGTCTGCACGCACGCGGGCGGGGTCGAACCGCGGACCCGGCCGCACCGGACCGCGTACGAGGACGTGATGGAGGACATCCTCCGCGTCACGGTCGGCCTGGCCGAGCGCGCGGCGGCCCTGGGTGTCCCCCGCGAGTCGATCATGATCGACCCGGGTCACGACTTCGGGAAGAACACCCGCCACTCCCTGGAGGCCACCCGCCGCCTCTCGGAGATGACGGAGACGGGCTGGCCGGTCCTGGTCTCCCTCTCCAACAAGGACTTCGTCGGCGAGACCCTCGACAAGCCGGTCAAGGAGCGCCTCCTGGGCACCCTGGCCACGACGGCCGTCTCGGCCTGGCTGGGCGCCCAGGTCTACCGCGTCCACGAGGTCGCGGAAACCAAACAGATCCTGGACATGGTCCGCGCCATCCAGGGCCACCGACCCCCGACGGTCGCCCGCCGGGGGCTGGCGTAG
- a CDS encoding HNH endonuclease, giving the protein MRCIDCPEPASHRGRCELHYRAYEERPAVRARRKRREVLALGNSAAARLRRIIRKSGRWKCVRCGRHVLASNIDVDHIQPLALGGTDTDGNVQPLCRPCHKLKTREDFGAAGPPF; this is encoded by the coding sequence ATGCGCTGTATCGACTGTCCGGAGCCTGCGAGCCATCGGGGCCGCTGTGAGCTCCACTACCGGGCTTACGAGGAGCGTCCTGCGGTACGGGCTCGGCGGAAGCGTCGGGAGGTTCTCGCACTGGGCAACTCGGCTGCCGCTCGGCTCCGCCGGATCATCCGGAAGTCGGGGCGCTGGAAGTGCGTGCGCTGTGGTCGGCATGTCCTCGCGTCGAACATCGACGTGGACCACATACAGCCGCTTGCGTTGGGTGGGACGGACACGGACGGGAACGTTCAGCCGCTCTGCCGTCCGTGTCACAAGCTCAAGACGCGCGAGGACTTCGGGGCTGCTGGTCCGCCGTTCTGA